A part of Fimbriiglobus ruber genomic DNA contains:
- a CDS encoding type VI secretion protein IcmF/TssM N-terminal domain-containing protein, translating into MQSLIYFFVAFVDKIRSLVGLVLPMFRDAADFRSWPVWLRALATVIVFWVIFYGLYWLNGLAIVQHYLKQYAPDYVRAVYLPLVFALLCVLSWIGYFWWKLFNAEDAAEYPDIAAAWEEAVRRLGQEGIRVGDVPLYLVVGRPETGDDALFVASNQKIKIRVPNTMVAPVRVFAGQDAVFVTCSGASTWGTFVDRLANPDEVAANADARGTGAGAFTITPGQALAGVDEKLQEEFYELLRLQSDRPLTAAEEERLYELGDILQAAKAALARRVTLTPEDRTNGPRRLAYLCRLIARDRRPWCPVNGALVLVPWAALETDELCATAVGVLSGDLSVARTTFRQRYPMYVMVCDLEQASGFDEFRRGFKRDDLKLRIGQRIPLMPDRPPEEMPGVLEAVAEWVRLNVMPSFVLNWLRLEWPPENRHTNQFVPTYNRKLFQFLFDLFVRGPRLGRVLARGLPVETAGGADDDPAAALPLVGGCYFAATGREERNQAFVAGVFQKLTESQDAVAWSRAALADDRVYARWAVLAYLAAFLLAAATAAGVYWQFFRGRGAG; encoded by the coding sequence ATGCAAAGTCTGATTTACTTCTTCGTCGCCTTCGTCGATAAGATCCGCAGCCTAGTCGGCCTCGTCCTCCCGATGTTCCGCGACGCGGCCGATTTCCGGTCATGGCCGGTGTGGCTCCGCGCGCTCGCCACCGTCATCGTCTTCTGGGTCATCTTCTACGGGCTCTACTGGCTGAACGGGCTCGCGATCGTCCAGCACTACCTTAAGCAGTACGCCCCCGACTACGTCCGGGCGGTTTACCTCCCGCTCGTCTTCGCCCTACTCTGCGTACTCAGCTGGATCGGCTACTTCTGGTGGAAGCTGTTCAACGCGGAAGACGCGGCCGAATACCCGGACATCGCGGCCGCGTGGGAAGAAGCGGTCCGTCGCCTGGGCCAGGAAGGCATCCGCGTCGGAGACGTGCCACTTTACCTGGTGGTCGGGCGACCCGAAACCGGGGACGATGCGCTGTTCGTGGCCTCGAACCAGAAAATCAAGATCCGGGTTCCGAACACGATGGTCGCCCCCGTCCGGGTGTTCGCGGGACAGGACGCCGTCTTCGTCACCTGCTCCGGCGCGTCGACCTGGGGAACCTTCGTCGACCGGCTGGCGAACCCGGACGAAGTCGCGGCGAACGCGGACGCCCGGGGGACTGGGGCCGGGGCGTTCACGATCACCCCCGGGCAGGCGCTCGCCGGGGTGGACGAGAAGTTGCAGGAAGAGTTCTACGAGTTGCTCCGCCTCCAGAGCGACCGCCCGCTGACGGCGGCCGAGGAAGAGCGGCTGTACGAACTCGGCGACATCCTGCAGGCGGCCAAGGCCGCGCTGGCCCGGCGGGTGACGCTGACGCCCGAGGACCGGACGAACGGCCCGCGGCGGCTCGCGTACCTCTGCCGGTTGATCGCCCGCGACCGGCGGCCGTGGTGTCCGGTGAACGGGGCACTGGTTCTCGTGCCGTGGGCGGCCCTGGAAACGGACGAACTGTGTGCCACCGCCGTCGGCGTCCTCTCGGGCGATTTGTCGGTAGCCCGAACGACCTTCCGGCAACGGTACCCCATGTACGTGATGGTCTGCGATCTGGAGCAGGCGAGTGGGTTCGACGAGTTCCGCCGCGGGTTCAAGCGGGACGACCTGAAACTGCGGATCGGCCAGCGCATTCCGCTCATGCCGGACCGCCCGCCGGAAGAAATGCCCGGGGTGCTGGAGGCGGTGGCCGAGTGGGTCCGCCTGAACGTGATGCCGTCGTTCGTACTGAACTGGCTGCGACTGGAATGGCCGCCGGAGAACCGGCACACGAACCAATTCGTCCCGACGTACAACCGGAAACTGTTCCAGTTCCTGTTCGACCTGTTCGTCCGCGGGCCGCGGCTGGGCCGCGTCCTCGCGCGGGGGCTGCCGGTGGAGACGGCCGGCGGGGCCGACGACGACCCGGCCGCCGCGCTCCCGCTGGTTGGCGGGTGTTACTTCGCGGCGACAGGGCGGGAGGAGCGGAATCAGGCGTTCGTCGCCGGGGTGTTCCAGAAGTTGACCGAGTCGCAGGACGCCGTTGCGTGGTCGCGGGCGGCCCTCGCCGACGACCGGGTGTACGCCCGGTGGGCGGTCCTGGCGTACCTCGCCGCGTTCCTCCTCGCGGCCGCGACCGCCGCCGGAGTCTACTGGCAATTCTTCCGCGGCCGGGGGGCGGGGTAG
- the tssK gene encoding type VI secretion system baseplate subunit TssK → MDPRVPDENDGKTDRPVQYRRLNLTLLVSGQDPAGYDTLPLAVLARSTQGDTTPVLHRAFIPPLLACDTEAWPAMRAEILQPIYYKIGSLVRDLGGTVRDREITFLETDPEARLMFEQVRLLNEAAAVTQILARTNGVHPVVAYTELCRLIGQLAIFGPDRRIPELSEYDHDNLGGCFFELKRILDYLLNMIGADRKFQQRPFGGHGLQMRVEMEEPWLAPGWQMFVGVESNLVSGEVIGLLTSGQMNMKIASSDRVEEVYALGHRGMVFRYEPQPPRVLPVTKKDTYFSIERSPDEWPFVQRTRRLAIRLNERLLDGDLEGKRDVMIRGQPGKQPVMRFTLYIVPPKG, encoded by the coding sequence ATGGACCCTCGGGTGCCGGACGAGAACGACGGCAAGACCGACCGCCCCGTCCAGTACCGGCGACTCAACCTGACGCTGCTCGTCTCGGGCCAGGACCCGGCCGGGTACGACACGCTGCCGCTCGCCGTCCTGGCCCGCTCCACCCAGGGGGACACGACACCTGTCCTCCACCGGGCGTTCATTCCGCCTCTCCTGGCGTGCGACACCGAGGCGTGGCCGGCGATGCGGGCCGAGATCCTTCAGCCGATTTACTACAAGATCGGCTCCCTCGTCCGCGACCTCGGCGGGACCGTCCGCGACCGCGAGATCACGTTTCTCGAAACCGACCCCGAAGCCCGCCTGATGTTCGAGCAGGTCCGCCTGCTCAACGAGGCCGCCGCCGTCACCCAGATCCTCGCCCGGACGAACGGCGTCCACCCCGTCGTCGCGTACACCGAACTCTGCCGGCTCATCGGGCAGCTCGCCATCTTCGGCCCCGACCGCCGCATTCCGGAGTTGTCCGAATACGACCACGACAACCTCGGCGGCTGCTTCTTCGAGCTGAAGCGCATCCTCGACTACCTGCTGAACATGATCGGGGCCGACCGCAAGTTCCAGCAGCGGCCGTTCGGCGGGCACGGTCTGCAGATGCGGGTGGAGATGGAGGAGCCGTGGCTCGCGCCCGGGTGGCAGATGTTCGTCGGCGTGGAATCGAATCTGGTCAGCGGCGAAGTGATTGGCCTATTGACCAGCGGGCAGATGAACATGAAGATCGCTTCGTCCGACCGGGTGGAAGAGGTGTACGCGCTCGGCCACCGCGGCATGGTCTTCCGGTACGAGCCGCAGCCCCCGCGGGTGCTGCCGGTCACGAAGAAGGACACGTACTTCTCGATCGAGCGGAGCCCGGACGAGTGGCCGTTCGTGCAGCGGACGCGGCGGCTCGCGATCCGGCTCAACGAGCGCCTGCTGGACGGCGACCTGGAGGGCAAGCGGGACGTGATGATTCGCGGGCAGCCGGGTAAGCAGCCGGTCATGCGGTTCACGCTGTACATTGTGCCGCCGAAGGGGTGA
- a CDS encoding DHA2 family efflux MFS transporter permease subunit: MSQGASSAAGGRPPVNPWLIAVAVVVPTFMEILDTTIANVALRYIAGGLSAANIDSEWVITSYLAANATVLPISGWISAHLGRRNYFLLSIAVFTISSALCGLATNLTELILFRILQGFAGGGLQPSSQAILLDSFPAEKQGVAQTLFGVAALIGPIVGPTLGGYLTDNYSWRWIFYINVPVGALAFLASYALLDDPPYLKVEREKLKKKPLNFDFIGLGLLAVVMASWEVTLSKGQEWNWWGDPRWRIPILIILFAVCLIALIIREFTTANPVVNFRPLGDRNFVVCCLIIFCLYGALYAASTSLPSLLQTLFHYEAFHSGLVMSPSGVFAVFTMIAVSVLMTKGVDSRWLIGGGLLVSAAGQYWMSLATLDVSPWFIVWPRVVMIIGLSMTFSPLNVAAFKYIPRNLRGAAVGLFSLLRNEGGSAGTSVAQTMQERRQQFHLSRLDDHLTPYDKPVRAFLDQMNTFFLNLTGDPALAKQRAYNALDALRQQQASSLAYFDVFFLTAVMTAVLVVFVFWMKPSRAEGGVPAGE, translated from the coding sequence ATGAGTCAAGGGGCCTCGTCAGCGGCCGGTGGGCGGCCGCCCGTGAACCCCTGGCTGATCGCGGTTGCGGTCGTCGTGCCGACGTTCATGGAGATTCTCGACACCACCATCGCCAACGTCGCCCTCCGCTATATCGCCGGCGGACTCTCGGCCGCGAACATCGACTCGGAATGGGTGATCACCAGCTACCTGGCCGCCAACGCGACCGTCCTGCCGATCTCCGGATGGATCTCCGCGCACCTCGGCCGCCGGAATTACTTCCTCCTCTCCATCGCTGTTTTCACGATCAGCTCCGCCCTCTGCGGACTCGCGACGAACCTGACCGAACTGATCCTGTTTCGCATCCTCCAGGGGTTCGCCGGTGGGGGGTTGCAGCCGAGCAGTCAGGCGATCCTCCTCGACAGCTTCCCGGCCGAGAAGCAGGGGGTCGCTCAAACCTTGTTCGGCGTCGCGGCCCTGATCGGGCCGATCGTCGGGCCGACGTTGGGCGGGTACCTCACGGACAACTACAGCTGGCGGTGGATTTTCTACATCAACGTCCCGGTCGGCGCCCTGGCGTTTCTGGCCAGCTACGCCCTGCTCGACGACCCACCGTACCTAAAAGTGGAGCGTGAGAAGCTCAAAAAGAAGCCCCTCAACTTCGACTTCATCGGTCTGGGTTTGCTTGCCGTGGTCATGGCGTCCTGGGAAGTGACCCTGAGCAAGGGCCAGGAGTGGAACTGGTGGGGCGACCCGCGGTGGCGCATCCCGATCCTGATTATTCTCTTCGCCGTCTGCCTGATTGCGTTAATCATCCGAGAGTTTACGACCGCGAACCCGGTCGTCAATTTCCGGCCGCTGGGTGACAGGAACTTCGTCGTCTGCTGCCTGATCATCTTCTGCTTGTACGGCGCCTTGTACGCGGCCTCGACCTCGCTGCCGTCCCTGCTCCAGACGCTGTTCCACTACGAGGCGTTTCACTCGGGCCTGGTCATGTCGCCGTCGGGCGTGTTCGCCGTGTTCACCATGATCGCCGTCAGCGTGCTGATGACCAAGGGGGTCGACAGCAGGTGGCTGATCGGGGGCGGGTTGCTCGTCTCGGCGGCCGGCCAATACTGGATGTCGCTCGCCACCCTGGACGTCAGCCCGTGGTTCATCGTCTGGCCGCGCGTGGTCATGATCATCGGGCTGTCGATGACGTTCTCGCCGCTCAACGTGGCCGCGTTCAAGTACATTCCGCGGAACCTGCGCGGGGCGGCGGTCGGCCTGTTCAGCCTCCTGCGGAACGAAGGCGGCAGCGCGGGCACGTCCGTCGCCCAGACCATGCAGGAGCGCCGGCAACAGTTCCACCTGTCCCGGTTGGACGATCATCTGACGCCATACGACAAGCCCGTCCGCGCCTTCCTCGACCAGATGAACACGTTCTTTCTGAACCTGACCGGCGACCCGGCCCTGGCGAAGCAGCGGGC
- the tssK gene encoding type VI secretion system baseplate subunit TssK codes for MRTLPVYWHEGMFLRPHHFQAADRYWADQVAQSGRWDVPYNWGVRRIAIDTAALTNYRFVVTSLQARMRDGTVVRVPQDASLRPLEEKDLKKAFDTQDRVEVVLAVPTLDVGRPNVVGAGTTRGTTRPGTRPRWTLGCRTRTTARPTAPSSTGDST; via the coding sequence ATGCGCACCCTGCCGGTCTACTGGCACGAAGGGATGTTCCTCCGCCCGCACCACTTCCAGGCGGCGGACCGGTACTGGGCGGACCAGGTCGCCCAGTCGGGGCGGTGGGACGTGCCGTACAACTGGGGCGTCCGCCGGATCGCGATCGACACCGCCGCCCTCACCAACTACCGGTTCGTCGTCACGTCCCTCCAGGCCCGCATGCGGGACGGCACCGTTGTCCGCGTCCCCCAGGATGCCAGCCTGCGGCCGCTGGAAGAAAAAGACCTGAAGAAAGCGTTCGACACCCAGGATCGCGTCGAGGTCGTACTCGCCGTGCCGACGTTGGATGTCGGCCGGCCGAATGTCGTGGGCGCGGGGACGACGCGGGGGACGACGCGGCCCGGTACAAGACCGAGATGGACCCTCGGGTGCCGGACGAGAACGACGGCAAGACCGACCGCCCCGTCCAGTACCGGCGACTCAACCTGA
- a CDS encoding DotU family type IV/VI secretion system protein, translating into MDQDLTRHVLEVLAHGLALKERVTKGESLLLDAENAKLKQMLWADGAVRGHLDYGDTAPRPVPYDYRDFLGARYALACWLDEIFISDATCPWAAEWKEKSLEAEIFGGGQERAWRFWSQAELAEKRPGAGAVETYLWCVMLGFRGAPRIVDPKEWGGAGPPAGTRGPQAGVPPAGRPGREDERPGPPRPRPVPDGRPRPPGGGRRRHVVRHPPGHSTAEK; encoded by the coding sequence ATGGACCAAGACCTGACTCGCCACGTCCTCGAAGTTCTGGCCCACGGCCTGGCGCTAAAAGAGCGGGTGACCAAGGGCGAATCCCTGCTGCTCGACGCCGAGAACGCCAAGCTGAAACAGATGCTCTGGGCGGACGGCGCGGTCCGCGGGCACCTGGACTACGGTGACACCGCCCCCCGGCCCGTGCCCTACGATTACCGCGATTTCCTCGGGGCGCGGTACGCGCTCGCCTGCTGGCTGGACGAGATCTTCATCAGCGACGCGACCTGCCCGTGGGCGGCCGAGTGGAAGGAGAAGTCGCTGGAAGCGGAAATCTTCGGCGGCGGGCAGGAGCGGGCGTGGCGGTTCTGGTCGCAGGCCGAGTTGGCCGAGAAACGGCCCGGGGCGGGGGCCGTCGAGACGTACCTGTGGTGCGTCATGCTCGGGTTCCGTGGAGCCCCGCGGATCGTCGACCCGAAGGAGTGGGGGGGAGCGGGCCCGCCGGCGGGTACTCGGGGCCCGCAAGCAGGAGTTCCGCCTGCCGGCCGACCTGGGCGTGAAGACGAACGTCCCGGTCCTCCGCGGCCGCGACCGGTTCCGGACGGCCGGCCGCGTCCTCCTGGTGGTGGCCGCCGCCGCCATGTTGTTCGCCACCCTCCTGGTCACTCAACAGCTGAAAAATAA